From the Clupea harengus chromosome 15, Ch_v2.0.2, whole genome shotgun sequence genome, one window contains:
- the LOC105902463 gene encoding tripartite motif-containing protein 16-like, translated as MAEANLKKEEDSFTCPVCLDLLKDPVTIPCGHNVCMGCIEGCWDQEDGKGIYSCPQCRQTFSPRPVLGRNILIAEMVEEFKKTRIQTDVPAHCTAGPGDVECDVFTGTKLKAVKSCLDCVLSYCETHFGVHNDVNPDRKHSVIDAMGQLQERICSHHKKVFEIFCRTDQSCICYLCTMDEHKGHDTVSAAAEQTDKQRQLGQTQRRFQQRIREREKELQELRNAVETLKSSAQTAVEDSDRIFTEMICSIERRCSEVKELIRDQEKAEVSRAEDLLKQLEQEIAELKRRDAELEQLSHTEDHIHFLKNVLSIRDSPRSKDLPSMTFNQSFSFEAVKESVSGVKVQLEEKLDDIFRQEAVRISAAVSEVQAVFPEPVTREEFSQYSCHFTLDPNTAHRKLHLSEGNRRVEWRDELQSYPDHPERFDVYYQVLCREGVSGRCYWEVERSGGYVYISVSYKSISRRGGVNECVFGCNDQSWSLALSSSSSSFRHNNKQTKLPLVANSRIGVYVDHRAGTLAFYSISDTMTLLHRVQTTFTHTIYPGFYLVYGSSVKLL; from the exons atggcagaggctaatttaaagaaagaagaggactcCTTCACATGTCCAGTCTGTCTAGATCTGCTGAAGGATCCTGTGACTATTCCCTGTGGACATAATGTCTGCATGGGGTGCATTGagg GttgctgggatcaggaagatgGTAAAGGcatctacagctgcccccagtgcagacaaACATTTAGCCCAAGACCTGTTCTCGGTAGAAACATTCTGATTGCTGAAATGGTGGAGGAATTTAAGAAGACCAGAATCCAAACTGATGTTCCTGCTCACTGtactgctggacctggagatgtggagtgtgacgtcttTACTGGGAcaaaactcaaagctgtgaagtcctgtctggattgtgtgttgtcttactgtgaaactcactttGGAGTTCACAATGATGTAAACCCAGACAGAAAACACTCAGTGATTGATGCCATGGGCCAGCTACAGGAGAGGATCTGCTCTCATcataagaaggtttttgaaatattttgtagaACGGATCAGAGTTGTATCTGCTATCTGTGCACAATGGACGAacataaaggccatgacacagtctcagctgcagcagaacagacagacaaacag AGGCAGTTGgggcagacccagaggagattccagcagagaatccgggagagagagaaggagctgcaggagctgaggaatgctgtggagactctcaag agctctgcacagacagcagtggaggacagtgacaggatcttcactgagatgatctgctccattgagagaaggtgctctgaggtgaaagagctgatcagagatcaggagaaggctgaggtgagtcgggctGAAGACCTCCTGAAGcaactggagcaggagattgctgagctgaagaggagagatgctgagctggagcagctttcacacacagaggatcacatccatttcctcaag aATGTCCTGTCAATCAGAGACTCTCCTCGCTCTAAGGACTTACCCAGCATGACCTTCAACCAAAGcttctcttttgaggctgtgaaggaaTCTGTCTCTGGAGTGAAGGTGCAGCTGGAGGAGAAACTGGATGACATCTTCAGGCAGGAAGCAGTCAGGATATCTGCAGCGG tgtctgaagTCCAGGCTGTTTTTCCTGAACCAGTGACCAGAGAGGAGTTCTCACAGT actcctgtcacttcacactggatccaaacacagcacacagaaagctccatctgtctgaggggaacaggagggtggagtggagagatgagctccagtcatatcctgatcatccagagagatttgatgtgtattatcaggtgctgtgtagagagggtgtgtctggacgctgctactgggaggttgagaggagtggggggtatgtttatatatcagtctcatataaaagcatcagcaggagaggaggggttaatgagtgtgtgtttggatgtaatgatcagtcctggagtctggccctcagcagcagcagctcctctttcagacacaataataaacagactaaactccctctagtggccaactccagaataggagtgtatgtggatcacagggcaggaactctggccttctacagcatctctgacacaatgaccctcctgcacagagtccagaccacattcactcacacaatctACCCTGGGTTTTATCTAGTTTATggatcatcagtgaagctgctgtga
- the LOC105891639 gene encoding E3 ubiquitin/ISG15 ligase TRIM25-like isoform X1, with amino-acid sequence MAESSTQRENSFTCSVCLDLMKDPVAVPCGHTYCLGCIKGCWDQEDGKGIYSCPQCRQTFRPRPILSRNILIAEMVEEFRKTRIQTDVPAHCYAGPRDVECDVCTGRKLKAVKSCLECLVSYCETHFKVHNELFPGQHSVIDATCQLQERICSHHKKVFEIFCRTDQSCICYLCTMYEHKGHDTVTAAAERTHKQRQLGQTQRRFQQIIQEREKELQDLRKAVETLKSSAQTAVEDSERIFTEMICSIERRCSEVKELIRDQEKAEVSRAEDLLKLLEQEIAELKRRDAELEQLSHTEDHIHFLKNVLSIRDSPRSKDLPSMTFNQSFSFEAVKESVSGVKVQLDDIFRQEVVRISAAVTNIQIIQSLESDPELLVRRTNSKEMLPPNMSEVQAVFPEPATREEFSQCKLDIKTCKLSETHTHTHTHTHTHTQRAHTHAHTGIHSRA; translated from the exons ATGGCGGAATCTTCGACCCAAAGAGAGAATTCTTTCACTTGTTCAGTTTGTCTGGATCTAATGAAGGATCCAGTAGCCGTTCCATGTGGACACACTTATTGTCTGGGCTGCATTAAAGGttgctgggatcaggaagatgGTAAAGGcatctacagctgcccccagtgcagacagacatttAGGCCAAGACCTATTCTCAGTAGAAACATTCTGATTGCTGAAATGGTGGAGGAATTTAGGAAGACCAGAATCCAAACTGATGTTCCTGCTCACTGTTATGCTGGACCtcgagatgtggagtgtgacgtctgcactgggagaaaactcaaagctgtgaagtcctgtctggaatgtctggtgtcatactgtgaaactcacttcAAAGTTCACAATGAACTTTTTCCTGGACAACACTCTGTGATTGATGCCACATGCCAGCTACAGGAAAGAATCTGCTCTCACcataagaaggtttttgaaatattttgtcgaaCCGATCAGAGTTGTATCTGCTATCTGTGCACGATGTACGAacataaaggccatgacacagtcactgctgcagcagaacggacacacaaacag AGGCAGTTGGGGCAGACCCAGAGAAGATTCCAGCAGataatccaggagagagagaaggagctgcaggatctgaggaaggctgtggagactctcaag agctctgcacagacagcagtggaggacagtgagaggatctttactgagatgatctgctccattgagagaaggtgctctgaggtgaaagagctgatcagagatcaggagaaggctgaggtgagtcgggctGAAGACCTCCTGAAActactggagcaggagattgctgagctgaagaggagagatgctgagctggagcagctttcacacacagaggatcacatccatttcctcaag aATGTCCTGTCAATCAGAGACTCTCCTCGCTCTAAAGACTTACCCAGCATGACCTTCAACCAAAGcttctcttttgaggctgtgaaggaaTCTGTCTCTGGAGTGAAGGTGCAGCTGGATGACATCTTCAGGCAGGAAGTAGTCAGGATATCTGCTGCAG TAACGAATATCCAGATCATCCAGTCCTTAgaat CTGATCCTGAGCTCTTAGTCAGAAGAACAAACAGTAAGGAGATGCTGCCACCAAACA tgtctgaagTCCAGGCTGTTTTTCCTGAACCAGCGACCAGAGAGGAGTTCTCACAGTGTAAGTTGGACATAAAGACATGCAAGctatcagaaacacacacacacacacacacacacacacacacacacacacaacgtgcacacacacatgcacacacagggatacactcaCGTGCATAG
- the LOC105891639 gene encoding E3 ubiquitin/ISG15 ligase TRIM25-like isoform X2: MAESSTQRENSFTCSVCLDLMKDPVAVPCGHTYCLGCIKGCWDQEDGKGIYSCPQCRQTFRPRPILSRNILIAEMVEEFRKTRIQTDVPAHCYAGPRDVECDVCTGRKLKAVKSCLECLVSYCETHFKVHNELFPGQHSVIDATCQLQERICSHHKKVFEIFCRTDQSCICYLCTMYEHKGHDTVTAAAERTHKQRQLGQTQRRFQQIIQEREKELQDLRKAVETLKSSAQTAVEDSERIFTEMICSIERRCSEVKELIRDQEKAEVSRAEDLLKLLEQEIAELKRRDAELEQLSHTEDHIHFLKNVLSIRDSPRSKDLPSMTFNQSFSFEAVKESVSGVKVQLDDIFRQEVVRISAAGG; encoded by the exons ATGGCGGAATCTTCGACCCAAAGAGAGAATTCTTTCACTTGTTCAGTTTGTCTGGATCTAATGAAGGATCCAGTAGCCGTTCCATGTGGACACACTTATTGTCTGGGCTGCATTAAAGGttgctgggatcaggaagatgGTAAAGGcatctacagctgcccccagtgcagacagacatttAGGCCAAGACCTATTCTCAGTAGAAACATTCTGATTGCTGAAATGGTGGAGGAATTTAGGAAGACCAGAATCCAAACTGATGTTCCTGCTCACTGTTATGCTGGACCtcgagatgtggagtgtgacgtctgcactgggagaaaactcaaagctgtgaagtcctgtctggaatgtctggtgtcatactgtgaaactcacttcAAAGTTCACAATGAACTTTTTCCTGGACAACACTCTGTGATTGATGCCACATGCCAGCTACAGGAAAGAATCTGCTCTCACcataagaaggtttttgaaatattttgtcgaaCCGATCAGAGTTGTATCTGCTATCTGTGCACGATGTACGAacataaaggccatgacacagtcactgctgcagcagaacggacacacaaacag AGGCAGTTGGGGCAGACCCAGAGAAGATTCCAGCAGataatccaggagagagagaaggagctgcaggatctgaggaaggctgtggagactctcaag agctctgcacagacagcagtggaggacagtgagaggatctttactgagatgatctgctccattgagagaaggtgctctgaggtgaaagagctgatcagagatcaggagaaggctgaggtgagtcgggctGAAGACCTCCTGAAActactggagcaggagattgctgagctgaagaggagagatgctgagctggagcagctttcacacacagaggatcacatccatttcctcaag aATGTCCTGTCAATCAGAGACTCTCCTCGCTCTAAAGACTTACCCAGCATGACCTTCAACCAAAGcttctcttttgaggctgtgaaggaaTCTGTCTCTGGAGTGAAGGTGCAGCTGGATGACATCTTCAGGCAGGAAGTAGTCAGGATATCTGCTGCAGGTGGATAA
- the LOC122133543 gene encoding E3 ubiquitin/ISG15 ligase TRIM25-like: MAESSTQREDSFTCSVCLDLIKDPVAVPCGHTYCLGCIKGCWDQEDGKGIYSCPQCRQTFRPRPVLSRNILIAEMVEEFRKTRIQADVPVSCPAGPGDVECDVCTGRKFKAVKSCLDCLLSYCETHFGVHNDVNPGRKHSVIDATGQLQDRICSHHKKVFEIFCRTDQSCICYLCTMDEHKGHDTVTAAAERTDKQVSTGATCVSNISMRALIRTNCECNTITTRTRSNQSSSLAVSAMTLHIREREEESGNVYQVQGPVLSKESETLD; this comes from the coding sequence ATGGCGGAATCTTCGACCCAAAGAGAGGATTCTTTCACTTGTTCAGTTTGTCTGGATCTTATAAAGGATCCAGTTGCCGTTCCATGTGGACACACTTATTGTCTGGGCTGTATTAAAGGttgctgggatcaggaagatgGTAAAGGcatctacagctgcccccagtgcagacagacatttAGACCAAGACCTGTTCTCAGTAGAAACATTCTGATTGCTGAAATGGTGGAGGAATTTAGGAAGACCAGAATCCAAGCTGATGTTCCTGTTTCATGtcctgctggacctggagatgtggagtgtgacgtctgcactgggagaaaattcaaagctgtgaagtcctgtctggattGTCTGTTGTCTTATTGTGAAACTCACTTTGGAGTTCACAATGATGTCAACCCCGGAAGAAAACACTCAGTGATTGATGCCACAGGCCAGCTACAGGACAGGATCTGCTCTCATcataagaaggtttttgaaatattttgtcgaacggatcagagttgtatctgctatctgtgcacgatggacgaacataaaggccatgacacagtcactgctgcagcagaacggacagacaaacaggtcagtactggagctacatgtgtgtccaacatTTCTATGAGGGCTCTTATACGTACTAACTGTGAATGTAATACTATAACTACAAGAACACGGTCAAACCAGTCTTCAAGTCTGGCCGTTTCTGCAATGACTTTGCACattagagaaagggaggaagaatcAGGAAATGTTTATCAGGTGCAAGGTCCGGTGTTAAGTAAAGAGAGTGAAACATTAGATTAG